In Staphylococcus saccharolyticus, one genomic interval encodes:
- a CDS encoding glycosyl hydrolase family 28-related protein, translating into MIINASGFGLKGESKYKDTRAIQKALNYAKKDGAHTVFIPNGTYYIRKALVIYDSTTLLLDEGAKLVRKGKDALLKNGRRFGLYHGYQGNSHIYIKGGIFDMNGGECPHNNTAMSIGHAEDIQIIGVTFKNIVGGHGLDACGLNGLHVANCSFEGFLDVDGDRSFSEAIQLDIQVPGAFPKFGAIDGTITKNVVIENCYFGDSDNPKMKAWNRAIGSHASRYNRFYDNIHIRNNEFDSLNEYALTPLKSKNTFISNNQFRNCNGGIRFLGVKDGKNAADPLTGEVKGTQAGCNFNVIGNTFSGIMKRDAIHIRSYNHVQHQNVFIAGNHFDDASQTIHLEGIIDLTLNQEESEIKIKKVNVN; encoded by the coding sequence ATGATAATTAATGCTAGTGGTTTTGGATTAAAAGGAGAAAGTAAATATAAAGATACTAGAGCAATACAAAAGGCGTTAAATTATGCGAAAAAAGATGGCGCACATACAGTTTTTATTCCTAACGGGACTTACTATATAAGAAAAGCTTTAGTCATTTATGACTCTACAACTTTATTGCTTGATGAAGGAGCAAAACTTGTAAGAAAAGGTAAAGATGCTTTATTAAAGAATGGACGACGTTTTGGTCTTTATCACGGATACCAAGGAAACAGTCATATTTATATTAAAGGTGGAATATTTGATATGAATGGTGGCGAATGTCCACATAATAATACGGCTATGAGTATTGGGCATGCTGAGGACATACAAATAATTGGAGTCACTTTCAAAAATATTGTGGGAGGGCACGGACTAGATGCATGTGGATTAAATGGTCTACATGTTGCCAATTGTTCATTTGAAGGATTCTTAGATGTAGATGGAGATCGATCATTTTCAGAAGCCATTCAATTGGATATTCAAGTGCCTGGCGCATTTCCAAAATTTGGAGCAATTGATGGTACGATTACAAAGAATGTTGTAATTGAAAATTGTTATTTTGGTGATTCAGATAATCCAAAAATGAAAGCATGGAATCGAGCTATTGGTTCTCATGCGAGTAGGTATAACCGTTTTTACGACAATATCCACATTAGAAATAACGAGTTTGATAGCTTAAATGAATATGCTTTAACACCTTTAAAATCTAAAAACACTTTTATTTCGAATAATCAATTTAGAAATTGTAATGGTGGAATACGTTTTCTTGGAGTTAAGGACGGGAAAAATGCTGCTGATCCATTAACTGGAGAAGTAAAAGGTACGCAAGCCGGTTGTAATTTCAATGTTATAGGCAATACTTTTAGTGGGATTATGAAAAGAGATGCGATTCACATAAGAAGTTATAACCATGTTCAACATCAAAACGTCTTTATTGCAGGAAACCACTTTGATGATGCGTCACAGACTATTCATTTAGAAGGTATTATAGATCTTACACTAAATCAGGAAGAGTCGGAAATTAAAATAAAAAAAGTAAATGTTAATTAA
- a CDS encoding cysteine hydrolase family protein, which translates to MSNKALIIVDYSIDFIADNGKLTCGKPGQDIEDFITQRLQTYADVQEEIFFMIDLHYNNDVFHPETKLFPAHNIYNTQGRDLYGKVGQLYEDIKEKHHVHYLDKTRYDSFYGTPLDSLLRERSIQDIEIVGVCTDICVLHTAISAYNLGYNITIPSKGVASFNPEGHKWALSHFQNSLGATVEE; encoded by the coding sequence ATGAGTAACAAAGCTTTAATCATCGTAGATTATTCAATCGATTTTATTGCCGATAATGGTAAATTAACTTGTGGCAAACCCGGCCAAGATATAGAGGATTTTATTACTCAACGTCTTCAAACCTATGCAGATGTACAAGAAGAAATATTTTTTATGATAGATTTACATTACAATAATGACGTATTTCATCCTGAAACGAAATTATTTCCCGCTCATAATATCTATAACACTCAGGGACGTGATTTATATGGCAAGGTTGGACAGTTATATGAAGATATAAAAGAAAAACATCATGTGCACTATTTAGATAAAACAAGATATGATTCATTTTATGGTACACCTTTGGATAGCTTGTTAAGGGAAAGAAGTATTCAAGATATAGAAATTGTGGGTGTATGTACAGATATCTGTGTACTACACACCGCTATCTCAGCTTACAATCTAGGTTATAACATCACTATTCCTAGTAAAGGAGTAGCCTCATTTAACCCCGAAGGACATAAGTGGGCGCTTTCCCATTTTCAAAACTCACTCGGTGCTACGGTAGAAGAATAA
- the pcrA gene encoding DNA helicase PcrA — MNSLVKNMNKEQSEAVRTTEGPLLIMAGAGSGKTRVLTHRIAYLLDEKDVSPYNILAITFTNKAAKEMKERVEQLVGEEAQVIWMSTFHSMCVRILRRDADRIGIERNFTIIDPTDQKSVIKDVLKNENIDSKRFEPRMFIGAISNLKNELKTPDDAQKEANDFHSQMVATVYKGYQRQLSRNEALDFDDLIMTTIHLFERVPDALECYQNKFQYIHVDEYQDTNKAQYTLIKLLAKKFKNLCVVGDSDQSIYGWRGADIQNILSFEEDYPEAKTIFLEQNYRSTKNILNAANEVIKNNSERKPKGLWTANTGGDKIQYYEAMTERDEAEYVVKEIMKHQRNGKKYSDMTILYRTNAQSRVLEETFMKSNIPYTMVGGQKFYDRKEIKDLLSYLRVIANSNDDISLQRIINVPKRGIGPSSVEKIQTYAVQNNISMFDALAEVDFIGLSKKVTEECMSFYEMIQNLIKEQEFLEVSEIVEEVLQKSGYREMLDREQSIESRSRLENLDEFMSVPKDYEENTPLEEQSLVNFLTDLSLVADIDEADTQSGVTMMTMHSAKGLEFSIVFIMGMEESLFPHIRAIKSDDDHEMEEERRICYVAITRAEELLYITNATTRMLFGRSQSNMPSRFLKEIPEDLLESHTGSQRQSILQPKAKPHQKRGFSKRTTSSEKQVVSSDWKVGDKVIHKAWGEGMVSNVNAKNGSLELDIIFKSEGPKRLLAQFAPIEKKED, encoded by the coding sequence ATGAATTCGCTAGTTAAGAATATGAATAAAGAACAAAGTGAAGCTGTAAGAACGACTGAAGGCCCATTACTTATCATGGCAGGTGCAGGATCAGGTAAAACACGTGTGTTAACGCATCGAATTGCATATTTATTAGATGAAAAGGATGTCTCTCCTTACAATATTTTAGCAATTACTTTTACAAACAAAGCAGCTAAAGAAATGAAAGAACGTGTTGAACAACTTGTAGGCGAAGAAGCTCAAGTCATTTGGATGTCTACATTCCATTCAATGTGTGTGAGAATTCTAAGACGTGATGCTGATAGAATTGGCATTGAGAGAAACTTCACAATTATTGATCCAACAGACCAGAAATCAGTAATAAAAGATGTTTTGAAAAATGAAAACATTGATAGCAAACGTTTCGAACCAAGAATGTTTATTGGTGCAATTAGTAATTTGAAAAATGAATTAAAAACACCTGATGATGCACAAAAAGAAGCAAATGATTTTCATTCACAAATGGTAGCTACAGTATATAAAGGCTATCAAAGACAATTGTCTAGAAATGAAGCTTTAGACTTTGACGATTTAATTATGACTACAATTCATTTGTTTGAACGGGTGCCAGACGCATTAGAATGTTACCAAAATAAATTTCAATATATTCATGTAGATGAATATCAAGATACAAACAAAGCACAATACACGCTTATTAAATTACTAGCAAAGAAATTTAAAAATCTTTGTGTTGTCGGCGATTCAGATCAATCAATTTATGGTTGGCGTGGTGCTGATATTCAAAATATTTTATCTTTTGAAGAGGACTATCCTGAAGCGAAAACTATTTTTTTAGAACAGAATTATCGTTCTACTAAAAACATACTTAATGCAGCAAATGAAGTAATTAAAAACAATTCTGAGCGTAAACCTAAGGGATTATGGACTGCGAACACAGGCGGGGATAAGATTCAATACTATGAAGCGATGACTGAACGCGACGAGGCTGAGTATGTAGTAAAAGAAATCATGAAACATCAACGTAATGGTAAAAAATATAGCGATATGACCATTCTATATAGAACAAATGCACAATCTCGTGTACTTGAGGAGACGTTTATGAAGTCGAATATTCCTTACACTATGGTTGGAGGTCAAAAGTTCTATGATCGTAAAGAAATTAAAGATTTACTAAGCTATTTACGCGTTATTGCTAATAGTAATGATGACATCAGTTTACAACGTATTATTAATGTTCCAAAAAGAGGAATTGGTCCATCTTCAGTAGAAAAAATTCAAACCTATGCGGTTCAAAATAATATTAGTATGTTCGATGCATTAGCAGAAGTTGATTTTATTGGACTTTCGAAAAAGGTTACTGAAGAATGTATGAGTTTTTATGAAATGATTCAAAATCTAATCAAAGAGCAAGAGTTTCTAGAAGTGAGTGAAATTGTTGAAGAGGTGTTACAAAAATCTGGCTATCGTGAAATGCTAGATAGAGAACAAAGTATAGAATCACGAAGTCGATTGGAAAACTTAGATGAATTTATGTCAGTGCCTAAAGACTATGAAGAAAACACACCTCTAGAGGAGCAATCTTTAGTTAACTTTTTAACTGATTTATCATTAGTTGCTGATATAGATGAAGCAGACACACAAAGTGGTGTAACAATGATGACAATGCACTCTGCGAAAGGCTTAGAATTTTCAATTGTGTTTATAATGGGAATGGAAGAATCTTTATTTCCACATATTCGTGCGATTAAGAGTGATGATGATCATGAAATGGAAGAAGAACGTCGTATATGTTATGTAGCTATAACTAGAGCTGAAGAACTATTATATATTACCAATGCGACAACTCGGATGCTTTTTGGACGTTCTCAATCTAATATGCCATCTCGCTTCTTAAAGGAAATACCTGAAGACCTATTAGAAAGTCATACTGGAAGCCAAAGACAATCCATTCTTCAGCCTAAAGCTAAACCTCATCAAAAGCGAGGCTTTAGTAAACGTACAACTTCTTCTGAGAAACAAGTTGTTTCATCTGATTGGAAAGTGGGAGATAAAGTCATTCATAAAGCATGGGGTGAAGGAATGGTTAGCAATGTAAATGCCAAAAATGGATCACTAGAGTTAGATATTATTTTTAAATCAGAAGGTCCAAAACGATTGTTAGCTCAATTTGCACCTATTGAGAAGAAGGAGGATTAA
- the nadE gene encoding ammonia-dependent NAD(+) synthetase — protein sequence MSKLQDIIVKEMKVKQHIDSNEEIKEIKQFIKAYVQSHSFIKTLVLGISGGQDSTLVGKLVQLAVIELRSEGRDCKFIAVKLPYGVQRDADEVEDALKFIKPDSTLTVNIKPAVDQSVQSLQEAGITLTDFQKGNEKARERMKVQFSIASSTSGIVIGTDHSAENITGFYTKYGDGAADIAPIFGLNKRQGKQLLKFLGAPAHLYEKVPTADLEDNQPQLPDEEALGVTYDLIDDYLEGKEIPVKARETIEKHYVRNAHKRELAYTRYTWPKNE from the coding sequence ATGAGTAAGTTACAAGATATTATTGTTAAAGAAATGAAAGTGAAACAACATATAGACAGTAATGAAGAAATAAAAGAAATTAAACAATTTATTAAAGCCTATGTACAATCACATTCATTTATCAAAACGTTAGTACTTGGCATCTCTGGAGGTCAAGACTCCACTTTAGTAGGTAAATTAGTACAATTAGCTGTTATTGAATTGCGTTCAGAAGGTCGCGATTGTAAATTTATCGCAGTAAAACTCCCTTATGGTGTTCAAAGGGATGCAGATGAGGTTGAAGATGCATTAAAATTTATCAAACCTGATTCAACTCTTACAGTAAACATCAAACCAGCTGTTGATCAGAGTGTACAATCATTACAAGAAGCTGGAATAACTTTAACAGATTTTCAAAAAGGAAATGAAAAAGCACGAGAACGTATGAAAGTTCAGTTTTCAATTGCTTCCAGTACAAGTGGCATTGTTATAGGTACTGATCATTCAGCAGAAAACATTACTGGTTTTTATACCAAATATGGTGATGGGGCAGCTGACATTGCTCCTATCTTTGGTTTAAATAAAAGACAAGGCAAACAATTATTAAAATTTTTAGGCGCACCAGCACATCTTTATGAGAAAGTGCCAACAGCAGATTTAGAAGATAATCAACCTCAATTACCTGATGAAGAAGCGCTTGGGGTGACATATGATTTAATAGATGATTATTTAGAAGGTAAGGAAATACCTGTAAAAGCTCGAGAAACAATTGAAAAACATTATGTTAGAAATGCTCATAAACGTGAGCTTGCTTATACTAGATATACCTGGCCTAAAAACGAATAA
- a CDS encoding nicotinate phosphoribosyltransferase, which translates to MYQFSDDSLMLHNDLYQINMAESYWSDGIHERISVFDLYFRSMPFNSGYAVFNGLKRVIDFIEKFGFIDEDIQYLKSIGYKDDFLNYLKDLKFTGNIKSMQEGELCFGNEPLLRVEAPLIQAQLIETILLNIINFHTLIATKASRIRQIALNDTLMEFGTRRGQEIDAALWGARATFIGGFDSTSNVRAGKLFDIPVSGTHAHALVQTYGDEYTAFKKYAERHTNCVFLVDTFHTLKSGVPTAIKVAKELGDTINFIGIRLDSGDIAYLSKEARRMLDEAGFTDAKIIASNDLDEQTITSLKAQGAKVDAWGVGTKLITGFDQPALGAVYKLVSIETEDGVMSDRIKLSNNAEKVTTPGKKKVYRIINKKTGKAEGDYITLEGEDPNDEKPLKLFHPVHTYKMKFIKSFDAIDLHHSIFEKGELVYKLPTEREAQAYLTQSLDTLWEENKRYLNPQEYPVDLSTKCWENKHRRIFEVAERVKKMEDENE; encoded by the coding sequence GTGTACCAATTTAGTGATGACAGCTTGATGTTGCATAATGATTTATATCAAATTAATATGGCTGAAAGTTATTGGAGTGATGGAATTCATGAAAGAATATCTGTTTTTGACTTATATTTTAGAAGTATGCCGTTTAATAGTGGCTACGCTGTATTCAATGGATTGAAAAGAGTCATCGATTTCATAGAAAAATTTGGATTTATAGATGAAGATATACAATATTTAAAATCGATTGGTTATAAAGATGACTTTTTAAATTACTTAAAGGATTTAAAATTTACAGGGAATATTAAATCAATGCAAGAAGGAGAATTATGTTTTGGTAATGAGCCGTTATTAAGAGTAGAAGCGCCGCTTATTCAAGCTCAGCTTATTGAAACGATTTTATTAAATATCATTAATTTTCACACTTTAATTGCTACTAAAGCGAGTAGAATACGTCAAATAGCACTTAATGATACTTTGATGGAGTTCGGCACAAGAAGAGGCCAAGAAATCGATGCAGCTTTATGGGGGGCTAGAGCAACATTTATCGGGGGGTTTGATTCAACAAGTAATGTTCGCGCGGGTAAATTGTTTGATATCCCAGTATCAGGAACACACGCACATGCGTTAGTTCAAACATATGGTGACGAATATACTGCGTTTAAAAAATATGCTGAACGACATACCAATTGTGTGTTTTTAGTAGACACATTCCACACACTAAAATCAGGTGTGCCAACAGCAATTAAAGTAGCTAAAGAACTTGGTGATACAATCAATTTCATTGGTATAAGACTAGACTCTGGAGATATTGCTTATCTTTCTAAAGAAGCACGACGTATGTTAGATGAGGCAGGTTTTACTGATGCTAAAATCATTGCTTCTAATGATTTAGATGAACAAACAATTACTAGTTTAAAAGCTCAAGGCGCTAAAGTTGATGCATGGGGTGTAGGCACAAAACTTATAACAGGTTTTGATCAACCTGCATTAGGTGCTGTGTATAAATTAGTATCAATTGAAACTGAAGACGGAGTAATGAGTGACCGTATTAAATTATCAAATAATGCAGAAAAAGTAACGACACCAGGTAAGAAAAAAGTGTATCGAATTATTAATAAAAAGACTGGAAAAGCTGAAGGAGACTATATCACTTTAGAAGGAGAAGACCCTAATGATGAGAAGCCATTAAAATTATTCCACCCGGTTCATACTTACAAGATGAAATTTATTAAATCGTTTGATGCAATCGATTTACACCATTCAATTTTTGAAAAAGGCGAACTTGTATATAAGCTTCCAACTGAACGTGAAGCACAAGCCTATTTAACACAAAGCTTAGATACGTTATGGGAAGAGAACAAGCGTTATCTTAATCCTCAAGAGTATCCTGTAGACTTAAGTACTAAATGTTGGGAGAATAAACATAGACGTATTTTCGAAGTTGCAGAACGTGTGAAAAAGATGGAGGATGAAAATGAGTAA
- a CDS encoding NETI motif-containing protein: protein MSKKFKVKDNETVADCLARMRNKGYMPTHRMEKPVYKENKDGSIEVFKQDIIFVGKSIEQ, encoded by the coding sequence ATGAGCAAAAAGTTTAAAGTTAAAGACAATGAAACCGTAGCAGATTGCCTTGCAAGGATGCGTAACAAAGGTTATATGCCTACCCATAGAATGGAAAAACCTGTTTATAAAGAAAACAAAGATGGAAGCATTGAAGTTTTTAAACAAGATATTATTTTTGTAGGTAAATCAATTGAACAATAA
- a CDS encoding heptaprenylglyceryl phosphate synthase yields MYDITMWRHIFKLDPAKFISDDDLEALCMSNTDAIIIGGTDYVTEDNVIHLMSRVRRYPLPLALEVSNVESVMPGFDYYFIPTVMNSEDTLYHNGMLLKVLKQYGHVIDFSEVIFEGYLVLNSESKVAKRTYSNTQLDLEDVEAYAQMTNELYHFPVMYIEYSGKYGEIEKVKAISQMLTQTQLFYGGGITNLSEAREMSSIADTIIVGDAVYSDIKNALKTVKIKESNK; encoded by the coding sequence ATGTATGACATAACAATGTGGAGACATATTTTTAAATTAGATCCAGCTAAATTTATTTCTGATGATGATTTAGAGGCATTATGTATGTCTAATACAGATGCAATTATAATTGGTGGCACAGATTATGTTACTGAAGATAATGTCATTCATTTAATGAGTAGGGTGAGACGTTATCCTTTACCACTAGCTTTAGAGGTTTCCAACGTAGAGAGTGTTATGCCAGGATTTGATTATTATTTTATACCTACAGTTATGAACAGTGAGGATACTTTATATCATAATGGTATGTTGCTTAAAGTACTCAAACAATATGGTCATGTAATTGACTTTAGTGAAGTCATTTTTGAGGGATATCTGGTATTAAATTCTGAAAGTAAAGTGGCTAAAAGAACATACTCAAATACTCAACTCGATTTAGAAGATGTAGAGGCATATGCACAAATGACCAATGAACTTTATCATTTTCCAGTTATGTACATAGAATATAGTGGTAAGTACGGTGAAATCGAGAAGGTTAAAGCTATATCTCAGATGCTTACTCAAACACAACTATTTTATGGTGGCGGTATTACAAATTTAAGTGAAGCCAGAGAAATGTCTAGTATTGCAGATACAATTATTGTAGGCGACGCGGTCTACTCAGATATAAAAAATGCTTTAAAAACAGTAAAAATAAAGGAGTCTAATAAATGA
- the purB gene encoding adenylosuccinate lyase produces MIERYSRDEMSNIWTDQNRYEAWLEVEILACEAWSELGYIPKEDVQKIRENAKVDVNRAKEIELETRHDVVAFTRQVSETLGEERKWVHYGLTSTDVVDTALSFVIKQANEIIEKNLERFIDVLAEKAKKYKYTLMMGRTHGVHAEPTTFGVKMAIWYTEMKRNLKRFKEVRKEIEVGKMSGAVGTFANIPPEIEAYVCKHLGIDTAPVSTQTLQRDRHAYYIATLALIATSMEKFAVEIRNLQKTETREVEEAFAKGQKGSSAMPHKRNPIGSENITGISRVIRGYITTAYENVPLWHERDISHSSAERIMLPDVTIALDYALNRFTNIVDRLTIFEDNMKNNINKTFGLIFSQRVLLALINKGMVREEAYDKVQPKAMESWETKTPLRELIEQDDSITSVLSSEELDDCFDPKHHLNQVDTIFERAGL; encoded by the coding sequence ATGATTGAACGCTATTCAAGAGATGAAATGTCCAATATTTGGACAGATCAAAACCGTTATGAAGCATGGCTAGAAGTAGAAATATTAGCTTGCGAAGCATGGAGTGAATTAGGTTATATTCCTAAAGAAGATGTCCAGAAAATTCGTGAAAATGCAAAAGTGGATGTTAATCGTGCTAAAGAAATTGAATTAGAAACACGTCATGACGTAGTGGCATTTACGCGACAAGTTTCTGAAACATTAGGAGAAGAAAGAAAATGGGTGCATTATGGTTTAACGTCAACTGACGTTGTAGATACTGCACTTAGTTTTGTCATCAAACAAGCCAATGAAATCATCGAAAAAAATTTAGAAAGATTCATAGATGTTTTAGCTGAGAAAGCTAAAAAATATAAATATACGCTTATGATGGGACGTACGCATGGTGTTCATGCTGAACCTACAACTTTTGGAGTGAAAATGGCGATTTGGTATACTGAAATGAAACGTAATCTTAAACGTTTTAAAGAAGTACGTAAGGAAATTGAAGTTGGGAAAATGAGCGGAGCTGTAGGCACATTCGCTAATATCCCACCAGAAATAGAAGCATATGTATGCAAACATTTAGGAATTGATACGGCTCCAGTTTCTACACAAACATTGCAAAGAGATCGTCATGCATATTATATTGCGACATTAGCTCTTATAGCGACATCAATGGAAAAATTTGCAGTGGAAATTCGTAATTTACAAAAAACTGAAACTCGGGAAGTTGAAGAAGCATTTGCTAAGGGACAAAAAGGTTCTTCTGCTATGCCACATAAGAGAAACCCAATTGGATCAGAGAATATTACAGGTATCTCACGTGTCATCCGAGGCTATATTACTACTGCATATGAAAATGTTCCGTTATGGCATGAAAGAGATATTTCTCATTCTTCAGCTGAACGTATTATGCTTCCAGATGTAACGATTGCACTTGATTATGCACTGAATCGTTTTACTAATATTGTTGACCGCTTAACTATTTTTGAAGATAATATGAAAAATAATATTAATAAAACATTTGGTTTAATATTCTCTCAGCGTGTGTTGCTTGCTTTAATTAATAAAGGTATGGTTCGTGAAGAAGCTTATGATAAAGTTCAACCTAAAGCAATGGAATCATGGGAGACGAAAACGCCGCTTAGAGAATTGATTGAACAAGACGATTCTATAACGTCTGTGTTATCTAGCGAAGAATTAGATGATTGTTTCGATCCTAAACATCATTTAAATCAAGTTGATACAATATTTGAACGCGCAGGTCTGTAA
- a CDS encoding YerC/YecD family TrpR-related protein, with protein MQIEKLRGQSLDELFDAILALENREECYQFFDDLCTVNEIQSLSQRLQVAKMIKLGYTYATIEDESGASTATISRVKRSLQWGNDAYTMILDRLNIETKA; from the coding sequence ATGCAAATTGAAAAATTAAGAGGTCAGTCATTAGATGAATTATTTGATGCGATCTTAGCGCTAGAAAATAGAGAAGAATGTTATCAGTTTTTCGATGATTTATGCACTGTTAATGAAATACAGTCATTATCTCAGAGACTTCAAGTTGCTAAAATGATTAAGCTAGGATATACATATGCAACTATTGAGGATGAATCTGGTGCGTCAACTGCGACAATTTCTAGAGTGAAACGTTCATTACAATGGGGTAATGATGCTTACACAATGATTTTAGACAGATTGAACATTGAAACAAAAGCATAA
- a CDS encoding manganese-dependent inorganic pyrophosphatase, with product MTKTFIFGHKNPDTDAISSAIIMADFEQQTGNSEAKAYRLGDVSTETQYALDHFNVSAPELLTEDLNGQDVILVDHNELQQSADSIANATIKHVIDHHRISNFETAGPLYYRAEPVGCSATILYKMYKERGFEIKPEIAGLMVSAIISDSLLFKSPTCTQEDINAAQALKDIANIDLDKYGLEMLKAGASTIDKSAETLLNMDAKSFNMGDYVTRIAQVNTVDIDEVLNRKTELEKVMLEISANEKYDLFVLVVTDIINSDSKILVVGAEKDKVGQAFNVELDDGMAFLSGVVSRKKQVVPQITEILTK from the coding sequence ATGACAAAAACTTTTATTTTCGGGCATAAAAATCCAGATACTGACGCAATTTCTTCAGCGATTATCATGGCTGATTTTGAACAACAAACTGGTAACTCAGAAGCAAAAGCTTACCGTTTGGGCGACGTCAGTACAGAAACACAATATGCACTAGATCACTTCAATGTAAGTGCACCAGAATTATTAACTGAAGATTTAAATGGTCAAGATGTTATTTTAGTCGACCATAATGAACTTCAGCAAAGTGCGGATTCTATAGCTAATGCAACTATTAAACACGTCATTGACCACCATAGAATTTCAAACTTTGAAACAGCTGGTCCATTATACTATAGAGCTGAACCTGTGGGATGTAGTGCTACAATTTTATATAAAATGTATAAAGAACGTGGCTTTGAAATTAAACCGGAAATTGCTGGATTAATGGTGTCAGCAATCATTTCAGATAGTTTATTATTTAAATCACCTACATGTACCCAAGAAGACATCAATGCAGCACAAGCGTTAAAAGATATTGCGAATATTGATTTAGATAAATACGGTCTAGAAATGTTAAAAGCAGGTGCTTCAACGATTGATAAATCTGCTGAAACTTTACTTAATATGGATGCGAAATCGTTCAACATGGGTGACTATGTAACACGTATTGCACAAGTAAATACTGTAGACATTGATGAAGTATTAAACCGTAAAACTGAATTAGAAAAAGTAATGTTAGAAATAAGTGCAAATGAGAAATATGACTTATTTGTGCTTGTAGTTACTGATATTATTAATAGTGATTCTAAAATTCTTGTTGTTGGTGCCGAAAAAGATAAAGTTGGACAAGCATTTAATGTTGAATTAGATGATGGCATGGCATTCTTATCTGGTGTCGTATCACGTAAAAAACAAGTTGTACCGCAAATCACTGAAATATTAACAAAATAA
- a CDS encoding DUF2179 domain-containing protein: protein MSAITQNPWLMVLAIFVINVCYVAFLTMRTILTLKGYRYVSAIVSFLEVLVYVVGLGLVMSSLDQIQNIFAYALGFSVGIIVGMKIEEKLALGYTVVNVTSSEYELDLPNELRNLGYGVTHYEAFGRDGSRMVMQILTPRKYELKLMDTIKSLDPKAFIIAYEPRNIHGGFWVKGVRRRKLRAYEPEQLDVVVEHDK from the coding sequence ATGTCAGCGATTACTCAAAATCCATGGCTAATGGTCTTGGCTATATTTGTTATTAATGTGTGTTATGTCGCTTTTTTAACAATGAGAACCATTTTAACATTAAAAGGTTATCGTTATGTTTCAGCAATAGTAAGTTTTCTAGAAGTGCTAGTTTATGTTGTTGGATTAGGCCTGGTTATGTCTAGTCTTGATCAAATACAAAATATTTTTGCCTATGCGTTAGGTTTTTCAGTGGGAATTATTGTTGGTATGAAAATAGAGGAAAAACTTGCACTAGGCTATACGGTTGTTAATGTTACGTCTTCGGAATATGAACTTGATTTACCTAATGAGTTACGAAATCTTGGTTATGGCGTAACGCATTATGAGGCTTTCGGACGTGATGGTAGTCGTATGGTCATGCAAATCTTGACACCTAGAAAGTATGAATTGAAACTGATGGATACAATAAAAAGTCTAGACCCTAAAGCATTTATTATTGCTTATGAACCAAGAAATATTCATGGTGGATTCTGGGTTAAAGGTGTGCGGAGACGTAAACTTAGAGCCTATGAACCAGAACAATTAGATGTTGTTGTAGAACACGATAAATAG